Proteins encoded within one genomic window of Kaistia algarum:
- a CDS encoding NAD-dependent succinate-semialdehyde dehydrogenase, with product MKANVGHASRTAYSSIRGHVADPDLLRERAFVDGRWITAPSGATFEVRDPATSSLIALVASLPAAAAQDAIMAASRALPAWKALLPHQRATILRRWFDLIIAAREDLALIMTHEQGKPLAEARGEIDYAASFVEWYAEEGKRLNAESVTSHLPGTEMLVHREPLGVAALMTPWNFPAAMLTRKAAAALAAGCTVVAHPSAHAPLSALALAVLAQRAGIPAGVLNIVTGDAATIAGVFCRDPLVRVVSFTGSTEIGRLIAAQCAPTVKRVVMELGGHAPLIIFDDADVERAAGIALDAKFATSGQDCLAANRIFVQRALYPAFCEAFTKRVASLKMGAGLEPGIDIGPLMHHRAVAKVAAQVRDAMARGARRLVGADGDGSLFYPPTLLADVPDDATIMREETFGPVAAVTPFDSEAEVIARANDTEYGLVAYVVTKDSGRALRLSRALDFGMVAINRVKITGAAIPFGGVKQSGLGREGSRHGLEAFTDLKYTCLDLA from the coding sequence ATGAAAGCCAATGTGGGCCACGCTTCAAGGACCGCGTACAGCTCCATCCGGGGTCACGTCGCAGATCCGGATCTTCTGCGAGAACGTGCCTTTGTCGATGGCCGCTGGATCACGGCGCCGTCGGGCGCAACCTTCGAAGTTCGAGATCCGGCCACGTCTTCCTTGATCGCGCTTGTAGCGAGCCTGCCCGCTGCGGCCGCGCAGGACGCGATAATGGCCGCTTCCCGAGCGCTTCCCGCCTGGAAGGCCCTGTTGCCGCACCAGCGCGCGACCATTCTTCGTCGATGGTTCGACCTGATCATCGCTGCGCGCGAAGATCTCGCACTGATCATGACGCATGAACAGGGCAAACCGCTGGCCGAGGCGCGGGGCGAGATCGACTATGCCGCTTCCTTCGTCGAGTGGTATGCGGAGGAAGGCAAACGCTTGAACGCGGAGAGCGTGACGAGCCATCTGCCCGGCACTGAAATGCTGGTGCATCGCGAGCCGCTCGGCGTCGCCGCCCTAATGACACCCTGGAATTTCCCTGCCGCCATGCTGACGCGCAAGGCCGCTGCCGCGCTCGCTGCCGGCTGCACGGTCGTCGCCCACCCCTCGGCCCATGCGCCGCTATCGGCGCTGGCGCTGGCGGTTCTCGCCCAGCGCGCCGGCATCCCGGCGGGCGTGTTGAACATTGTCACAGGCGATGCCGCAACGATCGCCGGTGTGTTTTGTAGAGATCCCCTGGTTCGCGTCGTCAGCTTCACCGGCTCGACGGAGATCGGCCGGCTGATCGCGGCGCAATGCGCACCGACCGTCAAGCGCGTCGTCATGGAGCTCGGTGGCCACGCGCCGCTGATCATCTTCGACGACGCCGACGTCGAACGGGCGGCCGGCATCGCCCTCGACGCCAAGTTCGCCACATCCGGACAGGATTGCCTCGCGGCCAACCGGATCTTCGTGCAACGCGCCCTTTATCCAGCTTTCTGCGAAGCCTTCACGAAACGCGTGGCGAGCCTCAAGATGGGCGCCGGCCTCGAACCAGGCATCGACATCGGGCCGCTGATGCATCATCGCGCCGTTGCCAAGGTCGCGGCGCAGGTACGCGATGCCATGGCCCGTGGCGCCAGGCGTCTTGTCGGTGCAGACGGCGACGGTTCGCTCTTCTATCCGCCGACACTGCTGGCCGACGTGCCTGACGACGCCACCATTATGCGCGAGGAGACCTTCGGGCCTGTCGCGGCGGTGACGCCGTTCGATAGCGAGGCCGAAGTCATCGCCCGTGCTAACGACACAGAATACGGCCTCGTCGCCTATGTCGTGACCAAGGATTCAGGCCGCGCGCTGCGCCTGTCGCGCGCGCTCGACTTCGGCATGGTCGCGATCAACCGCGTCAAGATCACCGGCGCGGCGATACCGTTCGGCGGCGTCAAGCAATCGGGCCTCGGCCGAGAAGGCTCCCGCCACGGCCTCGAAGCCTTCACCGACCTCAAATACACCTGTCTCGATCTCGCCTAA
- a CDS encoding aspartate aminotransferase family protein, producing the protein MLDHPSSHNELSAWDRDHFFHPSTHMAQHARGDTPNRIMAGGEGVYITDIDGRRSLDAFAGLYCVNVGYGRTKISDAIARQAAQLPYYHAYVGHASEPSIRLAKMVIDRAPKHMSRVFFGLSGSDANETNIKLVWYINNVLGRPEKKKIISRWRGYHGSGIMTGSLTGLAAFHNLFDLPRAPVLHTEAPYFYRREDRSLSEEQFVQFCADKLEEMILAEGPETIAAFIGEPVLGTGGIVPPPAGYWPTIQAILDKYDIILIADEVVTAFGRLGSMFGSDHYGMKPDLITIAKGLTSAYAPLSGVIVSEKLWRILEQGSDTFGPIGHGWTYSSHPLCTAAGVANLEVVDELDLVNNARDVGAYFRASLADAVGGHAIVGDVRGEGLLAAVEFVRDRDDRVFFETAEKVGPRISAALLGQGVIGRAMPQGDILGFAPPLCLTREEADIVVAATVKAVDEVAATL; encoded by the coding sequence ATGCTCGACCACCCCTCATCGCACAATGAACTCTCCGCCTGGGACCGGGATCACTTCTTCCATCCCTCGACCCACATGGCGCAGCATGCGCGCGGCGATACCCCGAACCGGATCATGGCCGGCGGCGAGGGCGTTTACATCACCGACATCGACGGCAGGCGCAGCCTCGACGCCTTTGCCGGGCTCTATTGCGTCAATGTCGGCTATGGCCGCACCAAGATCAGCGACGCGATCGCCCGCCAGGCGGCGCAGCTTCCCTATTATCACGCCTATGTCGGTCACGCTTCGGAGCCGTCGATCCGGCTCGCCAAGATGGTGATCGACCGCGCCCCGAAGCACATGAGCCGCGTCTTCTTCGGCTTGTCCGGCTCGGATGCCAACGAGACCAACATCAAGCTGGTCTGGTACATCAACAATGTTCTCGGCCGGCCGGAGAAAAAGAAGATCATCTCGCGGTGGCGCGGCTACCACGGCTCCGGCATCATGACCGGCAGCCTGACGGGCCTAGCCGCTTTCCACAATCTGTTCGACCTGCCACGCGCGCCGGTGCTGCATACCGAGGCGCCGTATTTCTACCGCCGCGAGGATCGCAGCCTGAGCGAGGAGCAGTTTGTGCAGTTCTGCGCCGATAAGCTGGAAGAGATGATCCTGGCCGAAGGCCCCGAGACCATCGCCGCCTTCATCGGCGAACCGGTGCTGGGCACGGGCGGCATTGTTCCGCCACCGGCCGGCTACTGGCCGACGATCCAGGCCATCCTCGACAAATACGACATCATCTTGATCGCCGATGAGGTGGTGACCGCCTTCGGTCGTCTCGGCTCGATGTTCGGCTCCGATCATTACGGCATGAAGCCGGACCTGATCACCATCGCCAAAGGCCTGACCTCCGCCTATGCGCCGCTTTCCGGCGTCATCGTCTCGGAGAAGCTCTGGCGCATCCTGGAACAGGGCTCGGATACCTTCGGGCCGATTGGTCATGGCTGGACCTATTCGTCGCATCCGCTCTGCACGGCGGCCGGCGTCGCCAATCTCGAGGTCGTCGACGAATTGGATCTCGTCAACAATGCGCGCGATGTCGGCGCCTATTTCCGTGCCAGCCTCGCCGACGCGGTCGGTGGTCACGCGATCGTCGGCGATGTGCGCGGCGAGGGACTGCTGGCCGCGGTCGAGTTCGTGAGGGATCGCGATGACCGCGTGTTCTTCGAGACTGCCGAAAAGGTTGGTCCCCGCATCTCGGCCGCGTTGCTCGGTCAGGGTGTCATCGGCCGGGCCATGCCACAGGGCGATATCCTCGGCTTCGCACCGCCGCTCTGCCTGACGCGCGAGGAGGCGGACATCGTCGTCGCCGCGACGGTCAAGGCCGTCGACGAGGTCGCCGCCACGCTCTAG
- the fgd gene encoding glucose-6-phosphate dehydrogenase (coenzyme-F420): protein MLRFGYKASAEQFAPRQLLDFAILAEEVGFDSCFVSDHFQPWRHTDGHAPFSFAWMAALGERTQRMTIGTSVVTPTFRYHPSVVAQAVATLGALYPNRMILGVGTGESLNEVPSIGIEWPGFKEREGRLREAVALMRRLWTEERVSHHGTYYQTENATIYDRPEQPVPIYLGASGPKAAFMAGELGDGFICTSGKKPELYRETLLPNLEKGRAAAGKTMAGLELMIEVKVSFDEDAQRALEDTRHWAALALSPEEKMGIEDPVEMERLADALPLERAASRWIVCNEVEPLIEGLRPYVELGFRHLVFHAPGPDQARFLKLFAERAMPRLRAEFE, encoded by the coding sequence ATGCTGCGATTCGGCTACAAGGCTTCGGCGGAACAGTTTGCGCCGCGCCAGCTCTTGGATTTCGCGATTCTGGCGGAGGAAGTCGGCTTCGACTCCTGCTTTGTCAGCGATCACTTTCAGCCTTGGCGCCATACGGACGGCCATGCGCCGTTTTCCTTCGCCTGGATGGCGGCCCTCGGCGAACGAACGCAGCGGATGACCATCGGCACCAGCGTCGTGACGCCGACCTTCCGCTATCACCCCTCTGTTGTTGCCCAGGCTGTCGCGACGCTGGGTGCGCTTTATCCCAACCGGATGATCCTGGGTGTCGGCACCGGTGAATCGCTGAACGAGGTGCCTTCGATCGGCATCGAATGGCCGGGTTTCAAGGAGCGCGAGGGGCGGCTTCGCGAAGCTGTCGCTCTCATGCGCCGCCTGTGGACGGAGGAGCGGGTCTCACACCACGGCACCTATTACCAGACCGAGAACGCCACGATCTATGACCGGCCCGAGCAGCCCGTGCCGATCTATCTCGGTGCGTCTGGCCCCAAGGCGGCCTTCATGGCGGGCGAGCTTGGCGACGGCTTCATTTGCACCAGTGGCAAGAAGCCGGAGCTCTATCGTGAGACCCTGCTGCCCAACCTCGAAAAGGGGCGGGCGGCGGCCGGCAAGACGATGGCCGGGCTCGAACTGATGATCGAGGTGAAAGTGTCGTTCGACGAGGACGCCCAGCGGGCGCTGGAGGACACGCGCCATTGGGCAGCACTGGCGCTGTCGCCGGAAGAGAAGATGGGCATCGAGGACCCGGTCGAGATGGAGCGGCTTGCCGACGCTTTGCCATTGGAGCGGGCGGCCAGCCGCTGGATTGTCTGCAACGAGGTAGAGCCGCTGATCGAGGGTCTGCGTCCGTATGTCGAGCTCGGCTTCCGCCATCTCGTTTTCCACGCGCCTGGCCCGGACCAGGCGCGTTTCCTCAAGCTGTTCGCCGAGCGCGCGATGCCGCGCCTGCGCGCCGAATTCGAGTAG
- a CDS encoding VWA domain-containing protein, translating into MDEANEPATNMPLTSESERERRWRLAIGADDADSSALSDEDRRLSAALSALYGDGENGGPDSRKQRGGLGSSAPKVAQWLGDIRSFFPQQVVQIVQKDAFERLDLKQMLMEPEFLKAVEADVNLVADLISLRNVMPSRTRELARSVIADIVAKLMERLERKTAEAIRGALDRSRRTYHPRERDIDWRRTIQANLRHYQPEHKTIVPEKLVGFMRQQRRLADLDEVVLCVDQSGSMASSVVYASIFAAVLASLPVVKTKLVCFDTVIIDLTDDLADPVEVLFGVQLGGGTDINQAVAYCAERIERPTKTHFVLVTDLYEGGNGTEMLQRLAAMVRVGVNVIVLLALSDLGRPAYDPAMAGAVAQLGIPVFACTPDLFPELMAASLQRNDIATWAAGMDIKLVHAETRDSR; encoded by the coding sequence ATGGATGAGGCAAACGAACCGGCGACCAATATGCCCCTCACAAGCGAAAGCGAGCGCGAACGCCGCTGGCGGTTGGCGATCGGCGCCGACGACGCGGATAGCTCCGCGCTTTCGGATGAAGACCGGCGGCTGTCTGCCGCGCTGAGCGCACTCTACGGCGACGGAGAAAACGGAGGTCCCGACTCGCGAAAGCAGCGCGGCGGTCTCGGTAGTTCGGCGCCGAAGGTCGCCCAATGGTTGGGGGACATCCGTTCCTTCTTTCCGCAGCAAGTCGTGCAGATCGTCCAGAAGGATGCCTTCGAGCGACTCGACCTCAAGCAGATGCTGATGGAGCCGGAATTTCTGAAGGCCGTCGAAGCCGACGTGAATCTGGTCGCAGACCTTATCTCGCTGCGCAATGTGATGCCGTCCCGGACCCGCGAGCTGGCGCGCAGCGTGATCGCCGACATCGTCGCGAAACTGATGGAGCGGTTGGAACGCAAGACGGCCGAGGCAATCCGCGGGGCGCTCGACCGGTCCCGGCGCACCTATCATCCACGCGAGCGCGACATCGACTGGCGGCGCACCATCCAGGCCAATCTTCGACACTACCAGCCCGAGCACAAGACAATCGTTCCCGAGAAGTTGGTGGGCTTCATGCGCCAGCAAAGGCGCCTTGCCGACCTTGATGAGGTCGTGCTGTGCGTCGACCAGTCCGGCTCGATGGCCAGTTCAGTGGTCTACGCATCGATTTTCGCTGCAGTCTTGGCGTCGCTGCCGGTGGTGAAGACCAAACTCGTTTGCTTCGATACGGTGATCATTGACCTGACCGACGACCTGGCTGACCCGGTGGAGGTCTTATTCGGCGTCCAACTCGGTGGCGGAACGGACATCAACCAAGCCGTCGCCTATTGCGCCGAACGTATCGAACGTCCGACGAAAACGCATTTCGTATTGGTCACCGATCTCTACGAAGGTGGCAACGGGACGGAGATGCTGCAACGACTGGCAGCCATGGTGCGCGTCGGCGTCAATGTCATCGTGCTGCTGGCGCTGAGCGATCTGGGTCGTCCTGCCTATGATCCAGCCATGGCCGGGGCGGTCGCCCAACTTGGCATTCCGGTCTTCGCCTGCACTCCTGACCTCTTCCCCGAACTGATGGCGGCCTCTCTGCAGCGCAACGATATTGCCACTTGGGCTGCCGGCATGGACATCAAATTGGTCCATGCGGAGACGCGCGATTCGCGATAG